Genomic segment of Carassius carassius chromosome 19, fCarCar2.1, whole genome shotgun sequence:
TGTCCAGAGATAAAGTTTAACGGAGGTATGCCCCGATAGAACCGATTAGATCTTACTGATACAGCTGGTTAAATTTTACTCAGTGCATCAATGTCTTCAGAAGAGAGAGGAACTTTATTTAGACCACTCCTCCTGTATGTAATTCAAACCATCCTAAACTGACCTGTGCTCAAGTGATCTTGGATGTCCACAGGTGGACCGTATGTCATTCCCGTGTGGCTGCACAAAAGAGGGCTGCAGCAACGCGGCCGGCAGGATCGAGTTTAACCCCATACGAGTTCGGACTCACTTCCTGCACACCATCATGAAGCTGGAACTCGAGAAGAGCCGGGAGCAGCAGCAGAATTCCGGCATCGTCGGGCCAACAGGCAATGGTTTTCACGGCAACCCGAACGGTCACTGCAGCCCAATGGCTACGGGCCAGCATGCACTGGAATACGCGATCCCGGATACAGTCCCGCAGACCACCATCATGCATCTGCAGGCCGCCGACGACATGGACGACgccttggaggaggaggaggaggaggaggaggaagaagatgacgaggatgaggaagaggaagatgacGAAGATGAAGAAGACGATGAGGACGAGGATGAGAGTAGCAGTCTGTGCAGTCTATCCGATTCCAGCACGCAGAGTTTAGCGAACAGCGACTCGGAGGAGGAAGACGACAATGAGGATGACGACAAAACGGAGGAGTTTGACACAGGATTGGCCAATAGCGAAGTGGCTCCGCCCCCATCTGTGATGCGTTACTCTGAGAATACAATCGCATCTGACAACCAAACTAATGGCAACTCCTACTTCATCAATTCTACTGCAGAGTACTATCAAATGCAAAACGCTACTCCGCCCACACTTTTAGCCTCCGCCAACCAATCTAGTGAGCCCTACATAGGGGACACTGCGTCTTATCAAGACAGGGTTAATGACTCCAATAGGGTCATGTCTCAGGGTCCTTACAATGTGACCCCTGACCAATACACGGACTACTCCCAGCAGCCCGAACAGCCATATGCCAATCACCAGTtggctgtgattggctgttgcaCCTCAGAGCCAGATAAAAGCATCCAATCCAAAGGGACCTTCCTCAGCCAATCAGGAGAGCAGAGCCAGATGGAATTCCAAAACTATCTGAACAACAATACACAGGATATGAGTTACAACGCCAATGGGAGCTGTTTCGTAGCTGAACAGCCAAAGGAGATGTCTCACAACCTGCCCGAAGTTTCGCTAGCGGACAACGCGAAAGGACCTGCTTTACTGGATGCTTTCGCTGAGTCCACTCCAGTTTAGATTCAGAAAGCGGAGCGAGAGTATAAAAGAAACCTTCGATCCTGCACATCAacattttgttttcctgtttaacGTTTGGCGGAtccaaaaatatgtatttttactgAACTTTGCAATGAACAAaaagatttaaactgcaaaatcAGAGCGAATCAGAATATAAGCTTTATGTTGGAAACACTTTACGCAAGTACGTTAACGCAAACGCTTCTAGCTACGCAAGcttgattttaataatgaaatggGTCTTATTCACTAATAATTGCGTGGAATATTTAGCATTTGTACGTACGTCAGAACTGCCTATGTATGTTCTCAACCTCAATTTAGTAATTTGCATAAAACACACCTAAGCCATCTCCATATAAGGGTATTCTTCgcacaaacttttttattttcagcattCTTTTATCGCTTTCAGCCAGGGCCATCCATAACGGGGAGAAAGGTGGTGCCAATTCATCTTAACATgattataaaatgattaatttaatctTAACGAATATAATGCCACCAGTATTTGATTTCTTCATTCGTGTGGTTTCAGTTGCTCCAATTTTTTTccttatatttacattaaattttagTATGAAAGTTCTTGATTTCAAGCACAAATTCATGCGTACAAGTGCTTAGTGATAAATGAGACCCattgtttttaaatcaaaagACATAAGTAGGTGTTATAGTGCACCCTTGAGGTTTATTACCACTAGACCAAGAACTTAAAGGGACAGAACACCTAAAAATGAAAcactgtcatgatttactcacccttatgtcattccaaacctgttttggatcgcaaaagatgatatttaataaaatatatattttttgtccataaaatgaaagtaaatggggtcCAATATTATTAGGAGTCCAAAGTTGTTCACATTAGCTTCTTATGTGCTCTGCAGAAGAAGGaaagtttggaaagacatgaaggtgaataaatgacagaattgtaatttttgggtgaacctcaGGTCCACGCTTGCAAAAAGTTGGCCAAGCGTTTACGTACTGGCATAAAGTATATTCCTGGCCTAAGGCTCTTGCAATGTTTCTTGTAATTTCAAAAGTTCTAGTTTTGAGCAGAAATGTGGATAGAACTTTTCTATGTATCTGTGTcagtggtgcaaaaaaaaaaaaaaaccttggaaaaaAATATTGTTGCTGTTCGTATTCTGAAGTAAGTGTATATCTAAATGTTTgataaaagcatgtttttttttgttttgtttttttgctttcattGCTGGTTTATGGTTTTGTAAGAGTTCGATGTACtgtaaaagagaaaataatactGTTGCGTTTTCGTACACATACTTCATGCTTTAAAGTGTTGGTGAAAGCATGAAAACGGCTCTTAAAATGTGTGCTGTTCATTTGCCTTTGCTTACAAAACCAAAACCATGATATTTAAGTTGTGAACACGATACATTTCCTCAACATAATTGCACTTTTCCATTGGCTGATATTATACAGAACCGCAACCAATTGTTACCTGAGCACTAAAGGGGGCGGGGCTATCTGGTACCGTGCCATGACTATGGCTGTGTTCGGAATTGAATACTTGCTTACTACTTACTGTGTAGTATATTATCTGTgtactatggaagcttgtttccaccacagataaaaaaataaataattaattgcattttatatctcaaattttttttttttgcatataatactGAAGTTATCTGACAATGATGacttctttttttctcagaactgcgagatataTATGTCAGCGCTGTTAGCCTTGTGGTCAGCCAATATGCTTCCTGTAAAATCTAAACtattttatcacaaaataaaagggaaaatggcatatatatatatatatatatatatatatatatatatatatacaagaattgtgagatataaactcagaattctgactgaATTCACAATTCCGAATTTACATCTTGCAGTTGTTTTTAGTTTCTAAAAAATGGGGGGGAAAAGAGGCAATTGTGGCTTTTAtattcaattctgacttttcttgcaattgggagtttatatctcacaattctaagttgACATCTTGcaaattctgagcttatatcttgtgatttttttttctttttctcaaaattctgagacaaaatagtctgaattgtaagatataaagtagtagttacatttaattttttcattttgtgcCAGAAACAAGCTTTCTTATTATActagcaattattttaaaataataataaaaaaaggaaaaagttagtttaataatgtctagaaaaaaaatggaaaaactaaATTGTCCCATTATATTACTTTTATGAAGTGCACTACACTTTTGGATACAGTATGGTGTGCAGTACATACtgcatatatataatagtatGCTAGCACGCTATTCTGAACACAGCCCTAAAGGATGTTTTTATAACATATCTCCAAGTTTTTAGTGGAGACATGAAGGATGATTTTTCCATGAcactaacaaaaatatatatatatatcgtatctGCATTTGTTTAAAATGGCAGATAGTAGACAGAAGGTAGTTAGATAACAGATTTaactttttaaacaatattaccATAATGAAAATGATTCAGACTCTTTATCTTATGAAACACTTAGATACTTAAGTCTTAAATTACCTTTTGGATTATACAGGGATTTCTGATGAAAATGCACTTTGAAATGCATCAAGTTACTGCGAACGAAGCATTCCGTTTCTGTCAGGCGAAGAtgatttttaaaagtgtttaaattaCTAAGTCTAGAATACAAATTTACTCGCATTAGATTTGTACTAGGTAatactttacatttattgcatAACTGAATGCATTGAATGGAAGGAGGCCAGGAGGTTGATTTTTCTCAATTTATAGTgataaatattttatggcatgaagTGAAAATATTCTCTCATTAACTTAGCTTATGATTTTGAGAGGAAAAAAGAGAATATTTTTTGTCATggttaattaattaacaaatcaGCCTTGACTGAATAAATAATTCTGAAGAGTAATTTGTTACGTGCAATAGTTTACAGTGTGATAATGCCACACATGAAAGCTAATGTTCATTGTAAAGAGTGAATTTATTTCACATCAGATTTCCTCCCatgttaaagggaaagttcactcaaaaataaacattctgtcattatgtaCTCACCCTCATCCAGGTCATTCCGACCTAGAATACTGTTATTTTGTCTCCTAAAAAAGagagaatttttttaataatcttcaTGCTATGACATGAGGGTGTTTAAATAATCACAGAATaatcatttttgtgtgaaatattacCGTAAAGCACTGACGAGTTGAGATGAAGCTGTTTTTGACGCACAAACGATGCATCTGTCCGTTTGTTTATCCTCTTGATGAAAGAGAGTCATTGTCCAATGGAGAATGTCCCTCAATAAGCTCAAGACAGGACAATCAAATGCCTTTCATGTCATCAACATGACCTCGTGGGGTGTTAAAAGAAATAACCAGAtccttaaaggtgaagtgtgttgcTTAAAACTTGTATCCCAGCTTTAGCATGCAGAACTAGAAGTAGGACCTTTAACCTCACACATTAAACAACTCTTTATGCTACGAACATGAAATATACCTCATAATGTTTTGCTTTGAGTGGTGTCCGATTAGTTTTCTGTATGGAAACTCATTATCGGCACATGATATTGAcatttcaaaaaatataaaatctttgaaataaatatggtataaaaatgtcataatttgtatttaaaaatttgTCTAAATTTATCAAAATTATGACAGTCAAAATTAGATGTAATTATGATGCAATTATGACTACAAGTGATGACTTTGACTTTTTGTCACATTCCCCTTTTGACATCATAATTGCtaactttatataataattatgactttttatcatcAAATTCAAACAGTTAATCTCATAATTTTTTACTTCTTGTCAATTTTGTCTTTGGCAGCGATATTTTTTGTCACTATTATGACTGTATACCTCAGAATTTTgtcactttttacttttaaagtcATATTTTAGACAATTTCATAATTTTGAGCAGCCACCCAAAACatcctaaaaaaaacaaaaaaacacccatGGCTGCCAGTAGTGCAGAAATGACATACTTCGCCtttaaagataaaacaaataaagatagAAGATGTGTTTTCAAATGACTGAAAATCTTAATGTTGCAATGGTAATCTGGGCAGCAGCATTGGATCACTGCCTTGGTTTAGTAACCAATGGTTTACTTAAAAGCGAATGCCTTCATTTTCTAATTAATTTTTACCATCGTTTCAGATTATATTAAAGCAAACTGAATCTGTGCTTTTGCCTTCTAGGATTTATTGTCTGGACATTGGTCCAGATTTGTCTTTACTTAACCTCTTGACTTACACACACAGTGCTGGTACAACAGACCTCAGTCTATGATGCATTATGGGATATGAAAGACACATGTACATTGAAGCCTGTACTACAGCAGGACCGGATGAACTGGCAGCAGACAGGAGTCATCATATCATGTTACCAATTAAAATCGCAGTTCTCGTTCTGTTTTCAGTATTTCTTATGAATGATCTATTATAATGCGTATTTATTGTGCGTTCCTTAAACGGTATGTATTGAATAAAAATTCTCTTTGTTAAAGTGCTTCTTGTTGCGTCATAAATCTCTAAATGGGAAAAGGAGTAAATGGAAAATTCAGACAGACAcgaagacagagagacagacagaaagacagagacagatgaCAGAACAgaaggacagagagacagatgcaAAGACAGAGAGATGACAGAACAGAAGGACAGAGAAACAGATAGagactgagagacagacagacttgAAGACAGAaacaaagacagagagacagacagacacaaagacagagagacagacagaaggataaagagaaagacaaacagaaacaaagacagagagacagacagaaggacagacagacacaaagacagacagaaggatagagagacacaaagacagagagacagacagaaggatagagagacacaaagacagagagacagacagaaggatagaaagacagacaaagagaaagacaaacagaaacaaagacagatagacagacagacacaaagacagagagacagacagaaggacagacagacacaaagacagacagaaggatagagagacagacaaagagaaagacaaacagaaacaaagacagatagacagacagacacaaagacagagagacagacagaaggacagacagacacaaagacagacagaaggatagaaagacagacaaagagaaagacaaacagaaacaaagacagatagacagacagacacaaagacagagagacagacagaaggacagacagacacaaagacagacagaaggatagagagacagacaaagagaaagacaaacagaaacaaaggcagagagacagacaaagacagagagacagaaacaaggacagacagacagacacagacagacagacagacacaaagacagagagaaagacaaacagacacaaagagacagacagacagatagatagataaaagcatcttaaattcatttttattttttgttttttgttcttacAAAATATATTCTAAGCAAAGACAATTAATCTGCATCACTTCATGGCATTATTATGGAACGGTGgttcataaaacacatttttgaatcTTCTGATTGATGTAAACACCtgatgttatttttaaaaacaggTTTCTGGCCTGATGTTTTGCCATTTATTCTGTTCTTCATGTCAAGACTGAATGTTGTGAAGGCAGACGCTTGTATAACAGCGCCCTCTACTGCCGGTGTCTGTCATCCACTGTGTGATACTCCGCCTTCAGGCTTACTGTGTATTACTCTAATCAAATATTCACAATGTTCAATGGCATGTCAAAATATACAAAAGTAGAATCTAATAAAACACAACATATGTAAATTTggtcaaattaaacaaaaaaatggtttaaatggctaaaaacataaaaccattccatagaaattccattaaaaacattttttgaccTGTAATGAGCATCATTCCTGCTATGCAACACATTTTCATGTCTCCATCATGTCTTATTTTACTGTATAAAGTATTAAACGTTAATTTTATAGGATGAAACCCTTTTACATGAACattaattttactattttagttttagtgaatGTCATTTTGCTGCActtctaaaataaaaaactgataatattacattttttgctcttatttttcaaataaataacgaACAAACGTATTttgttcaaattattattttacttggTGATAAATCTATAGTTTTTTTCTGCAGCTAATACTACCAAATGTTGACTTAATAATAGTGTAAATTGTCAATCCTCGCTGAAAAGTTGAAAGCTGAAGTGTCTCAGTTTGACCAGAACCTATTTCTGAAAGTCTGCTGAATCATTTTATAGAAATAATTCTTAAATTACAacagaacattatttttttaataagttacAGAGCAGAAAATGTGTTGCAGAACTTTGTTCCACTACATTTAAAGAAAAGAATAGACTCACATTGTGAAAAGTGAATATGAAGCAAATACTTTCAGGAAGTCTTTGGTGCTGTGATATCTGCATGTTGCATTCAATTATTTGAAGAATTATTGACGAGAATGCAACGGATACTCAGCATCACTGTGGTTGAGCTCATCGGGTATAAAAACTAGAAAAGTCACCGCGTGAGGACACATGTCCTGTAGTCTTTCAGACATAATGGAGTGAAatggagagaaagacagagagagaaaataaaacttCAAATCACTGCATGTGCCTCGGCCCCTATAGCCAGGAATGTCTGTATGTGCTCCGTTTTTGGTCTTTAGATAGATATTTCAGCTTCTCCAGCAGCAATATTTTccacatacaaaaataaattaaaggtcTGTGTCATACAGAAGACTGTCCGGTaatttgtgcttgtgtgtgttcagggtccaaaattaacactTGCAATGCATcagacacaacaaaaaaaaattgctttggcAAGTGAATAAAACATGGTTTGTTTTTGACTTTATTATAAAGATCAGCAATATTACTCACTTTAACTGTGACTGTTAGACTGATCGTAAGTTCATCTGATCATAAATCATAAAAAGCATCTGCTGAAAAGGAAGGCAAAAAGTAAGATGGTGAATGAGTTAAgataaatgttaattataaataaGGATGAGAATTTGATGATTCTGGTCAAGCGTTCAATACTTGTAATATAAAGATGCCCACAGTTTGGTCTGTAATTACCTTGATTTGTTCtgccatgcatatatatataaatataaatatatatatatatatatatatatatatatatatatatatatatatatatatatataaaaataggtgaaaaaaataataaaaacatgcaactgaagcatattttcatttatcacatttgtaagattttttgttgtttgttttatatttgcattggaataaaaaaagacaaagtgaatttgaggattaaaaaaaaaacttgtaatttatattttctttacttaaaaatgtaacaCATTTTAATACAATATAGTTGGATATCCCGCACCATTTACTTTAAGCCCTgaatcaagttaaaaaaaaatttaaattaaatttttggcatatttgttttaacatatttttaaggAATTCCCAAATATACTTATAAACCATCAAATACTAAATCAATCGGATAAAACGGTACTGTGCAAGAGTAGAAATTCCATTCATacgcactcttaaaaataaaggttctatattggcatcaatggttctGTAAAGAACCctgaacatccatggaacctttcaaaTGCAGAAGATGTTCTTTATTgttga
This window contains:
- the LOC132095528 gene encoding cysteine/serine-rich nuclear protein 3-like isoform X2; its protein translation is MSGILKRKFEEVEGASPCSSLRESEEEEISSTESGDSSDSVNPSSSSSTHALQRTASSILKREKRMRTRRVHFEKVTVYYFSRRQGFTSVPSQGGSSLGMSSRHSCVRQYTLGEFAMEQERIHRDMLRDHLKEEKLNSIRLRLTKNGSVESEEANALTLDDISDNDLDIDNTEVDEYFFLQPLTTKKRRALLRSSGVKKLDVEEKHELRAIRVSREDCGCDCRLFCDPETCTCSLAGIKCQVDRMSFPCGCTKEGCSNAAGRIEFNPIRVRTHFLHTIMKLELEKSREQQQNSGIVGPTGNGFHGNPNGHCSPMATGQHALEYAIPDTVPQTTIMHLQAADDMDDALEEEEEEEEEEDDEDEEEEDDEDEEDDEDEDESSSLCSLSDSSTQSLANSDSEEEDDNEDDDKTEEFDTGLANSEVAPPPSVMRYSENTIASDNQTNGNSYFINSTAEYYQMQNATPPTLLASANQSSEPYIGDTASYQDRVNDSNRVMSQGPYNVTPDQYTDYSQQPEQPYANHQLAVIGCCTSEPDKSIQSKGTFLSQSGEQSQMEFQNYLNNNTQDMSYNANGSCFVAEQPKEMSHNLPEVSLADNAKGPALLDAFAESTPV
- the LOC132095528 gene encoding cysteine/serine-rich nuclear protein 3-like isoform X1, translated to MNIRSCPILNSSLTAAMSGILKRKFEEVEGASPCSSLRESEEEEISSTESGDSSDSVNPSSSSSTHALQRTASSILKREKRMRTRRVHFEKVTVYYFSRRQGFTSVPSQGGSSLGMSSRHSCVRQYTLGEFAMEQERIHRDMLRDHLKEEKLNSIRLRLTKNGSVESEEANALTLDDISDNDLDIDNTEVDEYFFLQPLTTKKRRALLRSSGVKKLDVEEKHELRAIRVSREDCGCDCRLFCDPETCTCSLAGIKCQVDRMSFPCGCTKEGCSNAAGRIEFNPIRVRTHFLHTIMKLELEKSREQQQNSGIVGPTGNGFHGNPNGHCSPMATGQHALEYAIPDTVPQTTIMHLQAADDMDDALEEEEEEEEEEDDEDEEEEDDEDEEDDEDEDESSSLCSLSDSSTQSLANSDSEEEDDNEDDDKTEEFDTGLANSEVAPPPSVMRYSENTIASDNQTNGNSYFINSTAEYYQMQNATPPTLLASANQSSEPYIGDTASYQDRVNDSNRVMSQGPYNVTPDQYTDYSQQPEQPYANHQLAVIGCCTSEPDKSIQSKGTFLSQSGEQSQMEFQNYLNNNTQDMSYNANGSCFVAEQPKEMSHNLPEVSLADNAKGPALLDAFAESTPV